From the genome of Syntrophales bacterium, one region includes:
- a CDS encoding ferrous iron transport protein A, whose translation MKKTLSDLKPHETAIVSEIQGGQGLVSRLNALGIRRGKKITMIHPVFSRGPVTVLVDRTHIAIGRGMADKILVTAEEP comes from the coding sequence ATGAAAAAAACTCTTTCTGATCTGAAACCTCATGAAACGGCGATCGTGTCCGAAATCCAGGGCGGGCAGGGCCTCGTGAGCCGCCTGAACGCCCTCGGCATCCGCCGGGGCAAAAAAATTACCATGATCCATCCCGTCTTTTCCCGAGGACCCGTAACGGTACTCGTCGACAGGACCCATATCGCCATCGGCCGCGGCATGGCTGACAAAATACTGGTGACCGCAGAGGAACCCTGA
- a CDS encoding acetate--CoA ligase family protein, producing MLKQEAAEIIRKSGEWGWVLEPDAMRLLSLYGFKTPRYNVVTQAPRALAIARTIGYPLVAKIVSPSIMHKSDAKGVVVGVRDDETLIQTLERFQGFDGFAGMLIAEMVRGLELIIGAKNDLQFGPMILVGMGGVGVEIYKDVALRMAPLKVRDVKPMLSELTAHKLLAGYRGSEPVNMDTLIKTIVRFSRLMMKMQETVESIDLNPVMCGETSCIIADARIILKQERWSHGRTRQGNDNAHR from the coding sequence ATGCTGAAACAAGAAGCGGCAGAAATTATCCGGAAATCCGGGGAGTGGGGTTGGGTCCTCGAGCCCGATGCGATGAGGCTGCTTTCCCTCTACGGATTTAAAACGCCTCGATACAATGTGGTGACCCAGGCTCCCCGGGCCCTGGCCATTGCCCGGACAATCGGTTATCCCCTGGTAGCCAAGATCGTTTCGCCGTCCATTATGCATAAATCCGATGCCAAGGGTGTCGTTGTCGGCGTCAGGGACGACGAGACACTGATTCAGACATTGGAGAGGTTTCAAGGCTTCGACGGTTTCGCCGGCATGCTGATAGCGGAGATGGTCAGGGGCCTCGAGCTGATTATCGGAGCGAAAAACGATCTGCAGTTCGGCCCCATGATTCTTGTCGGCATGGGCGGCGTGGGCGTCGAGATTTATAAGGACGTCGCTCTGCGCATGGCGCCTCTTAAAGTCCGGGACGTGAAGCCCATGCTGAGTGAACTGACCGCCCACAAGCTCCTGGCCGGCTACCGCGGTTCCGAGCCTGTCAACATGGACACGCTCATCAAGACCATTGTGCGTTTTTCCCGGTTGATGATGAAGATGCAGGAAACCGTCGAATCGATAGATCTCAATCCCGTCATGTGCGGCGAAACGTCCTGCATCATAGCAGACGCCCGGATTATCTTGAAACAGGAGAGGTGGTCACATGGAAGAACGCGACAGGGGAATGACAACGCGCACCGATAA
- a CDS encoding DUF3108 domain-containing protein: protein MPVVTRLTHGLIAITVMPMDDCRIPDTMALKRHVCFRAGAGIGTLAVALLLCVCLCVWPFRSHGGDFAGQPFYPGERLVFVVTWGAIPVGEGVLEVMPRTDVNGLEARHFAMVSRTNAFADIFYRVRDRMEGFTDKDMTMSLLYTKKSEGKSRRDVVVTYDWDTMRSRYFNNGEEHASVALLPGSFDPLSMFFAFRFFDIDVGKEFAIPVSDGKKTITGRAVVMDREMIKVRGVDYDSFLVRVDMGDVDGVFKKSRDADLFVWVTADNRRMPVRMKSSVVVGSFTVDLVTADPGLRNTPESNAGSALRESP, encoded by the coding sequence ATGCCGGTCGTTACGCGCTTGACTCACGGTTTGATTGCTATTACGGTTATGCCCATGGATGACTGTCGAATACCGGATACCATGGCGCTGAAGCGGCATGTCTGCTTCCGGGCAGGGGCAGGGATCGGAACGCTTGCCGTCGCCTTGCTCCTGTGCGTGTGTCTGTGCGTGTGGCCTTTCCGGAGCCATGGCGGCGATTTCGCGGGGCAGCCTTTTTATCCCGGTGAACGTTTGGTTTTCGTCGTTACCTGGGGCGCCATACCGGTCGGCGAAGGTGTCCTGGAGGTGATGCCCCGGACGGATGTGAATGGTCTCGAGGCCAGACATTTCGCCATGGTCAGCAGGACAAACGCTTTTGCCGATATTTTCTACCGTGTCCGCGACCGGATGGAAGGCTTTACCGACAAGGACATGACCATGTCCCTCCTCTATACCAAGAAAAGCGAGGGGAAAAGCAGGCGCGATGTCGTGGTGACCTACGATTGGGATACGATGCGGTCGCGCTATTTCAACAACGGAGAAGAACACGCCTCGGTTGCCCTGCTGCCCGGATCGTTCGACCCCCTCTCCATGTTTTTCGCTTTCCGGTTTTTTGATATCGATGTTGGAAAAGAGTTTGCTATACCGGTTTCTGACGGGAAAAAAACCATCACCGGCAGGGCGGTCGTCATGGATCGGGAGATGATCAAGGTCCGGGGCGTTGATTATGACAGTTTCCTCGTGCGGGTTGACATGGGTGACGTGGACGGCGTTTTCAAAAAAAGCCGGGACGCCGACCTTTTTGTGTGGGTAACCGCCGACAACCGGCGCATGCCCGTACGCATGAAAAGCAGTGTCGTGGTTGGAAGCTTCACGGTAGATCTCGTCACAGCCGATCCGGGACTTCGGAATACCCCGGAAAGCAACGCCGGATCTGCTCTGCGGGAGTCACCATAA
- a CDS encoding 2-oxoacid:acceptor oxidoreductase family protein: MKKTVFAGFGGQGVLMMGYVFAVAAMRDGQHVTYLPSYGAEMRGGTANCTVAVSDDEIFSPVASEPDFAVIMNKPSLTRYENMMRSGGTVFLNSSVIDRDLTREDISRVLVPAGDMAGELGSPRVLNMIMLGAFVARTRLTTLESIMNGLEEIIKGKSSSVIKLNRKALDRGAGYVMKGLSP; the protein is encoded by the coding sequence ATGAAGAAAACGGTATTTGCCGGATTCGGCGGCCAGGGAGTTCTCATGATGGGGTACGTTTTTGCCGTTGCCGCCATGCGTGACGGGCAACACGTGACCTACCTGCCGTCCTATGGAGCGGAGATGCGGGGCGGCACGGCGAATTGTACGGTTGCCGTTTCAGATGACGAAATTTTTTCGCCTGTCGCGTCCGAACCTGATTTCGCGGTCATCATGAACAAGCCTTCCCTGACCAGGTATGAGAACATGATGCGGTCAGGCGGAACGGTCTTCCTGAACTCCAGCGTCATAGACCGGGATCTGACGCGAGAAGACATTTCCCGGGTTCTCGTTCCCGCCGGCGACATGGCCGGGGAGCTGGGATCACCCCGCGTTCTTAACATGATCATGCTGGGGGCCTTTGTCGCAAGGACACGGCTGACCACTCTCGAATCGATCATGAATGGTCTTGAAGAAATTATTAAGGGAAAATCGAGCTCCGTCATAAAGCTCAACAGGAAAGCTCTCGATCGGGGTGCCGGGTACGTAATGAAAGGATTATCCCCATGA
- the corA gene encoding magnesium/cobalt transporter CorA, with amino-acid sequence MEERDRGMTTRTDKAGLPPGTLMHVGERREEEIRITRFDYGPDGVHETAPATIEECLSLTTDFPVTWIDIEGLHQVDVVEKIGLFYSLDPLSQEDILTTTQRPKAEDYDDYILIIVKMLSLAQDSHRVSTEQVSIVLGKGYVLSFREARGNLFGTVRKRLRGEKGRLRKMGADYLAHALLDAVVDNYFVLLERFGERIKSLDDELEQRPDRKTLQAIHTLRRENIFLGKSIWPLRELISELDRSESELLTDGLDRYLRDLYDHTIQIIDIVETNQDLITGMLDLYLSGLSNRMNEVMKILTMFASIFIPLSFIVGIYGMNFEFMPELTWRWSYPVLWLVMVLGALGMLLFFKKKDWF; translated from the coding sequence ATGGAAGAACGCGACAGGGGAATGACAACGCGCACCGATAAGGCTGGTCTCCCTCCGGGCACACTCATGCACGTGGGCGAGCGCAGGGAAGAGGAGATCAGGATCACCCGTTTTGACTACGGCCCCGATGGCGTCCACGAGACGGCTCCGGCCACCATTGAAGAATGCCTTTCCCTGACGACCGATTTCCCGGTTACCTGGATAGACATCGAAGGACTTCACCAGGTCGATGTTGTGGAAAAAATTGGATTGTTCTATTCCCTTGACCCCCTGAGCCAGGAAGATATTCTTACGACGACGCAGCGCCCCAAGGCGGAAGATTATGACGACTATATTCTCATTATCGTAAAAATGCTTTCCTTGGCGCAGGATTCCCACAGAGTCAGTACGGAACAGGTCAGTATCGTACTCGGCAAAGGCTATGTCCTGTCCTTCCGGGAAGCCCGGGGAAACCTGTTCGGTACCGTCAGGAAACGGCTGCGGGGAGAGAAGGGACGTCTTCGAAAAATGGGGGCCGATTACCTTGCCCACGCCCTGCTCGATGCCGTGGTTGATAATTATTTTGTCCTGCTGGAGCGATTCGGCGAACGAATCAAATCTCTCGATGATGAGCTCGAACAAAGGCCCGACAGAAAAACGCTCCAGGCAATTCACACATTACGACGAGAAAACATCTTTTTGGGAAAATCGATATGGCCTCTTCGGGAACTGATAAGCGAACTCGACCGGAGCGAATCGGAACTCCTGACCGATGGGCTGGACCGTTACCTGCGGGATCTGTATGACCACACGATTCAGATCATCGACATCGTCGAGACAAACCAGGACCTCATAACGGGCATGCTCGATCTCTACCTGTCGGGCCTAAGCAACAGGATGAACGAGGTTATGAAGATTCTCACCATGTTCGCGTCGATTTTTATTCCACTCTCGTTCATCGTAGGCATTTACGGCATGAATTTCGAGTTCATGCCCGAACTCACCTGGCGGTGGTCCTACCCGGTACTGTGGCTCGTCATGGTACTGGGCGCCCTTGGAATGCTCCTCTTTTTCAAGAAAAAGGACTGGTTCTGA
- a CDS encoding CoA-binding protein produces the protein MKLKPLFEPGTMAVFGVSATSERHPANVIYEKNKNRYPLEVFAVNPKGGKLRDTVLYPLIADVPEKIDLAVIAARAEFVPDILIQCIDAGVKSAAIISGGFTEGGRPDLQHRLVDISREADFPFIGPNCLGLYVPHRLDTFFLPMERMITPGIGDVAIVSQSGGILVDQMIKFTQQGVGISKAVSIGNKAVIREIDLLRYLRSDSKTNVIAFYIEGFNEGEGREFVKAADCSPKPVVLMKSGKTEAGHRAVSSHTASLAGDYAGFQAAVAQHNILEAANEHELVAFCEVLSAYRQPIEGKIGIITASGGHGAMAVDACALDGMSVPEFNEATQSAVRSGLSDKVSPIASVANPVDLTGSATDDDFVACVKALGSSTEIDCVIVLLLPYIPGVTLDIGVRLSQAMRPFNKPLIAYVPHVEKYNMMVDGFEFNGTPVSSSIEGAVLMAKALMRKKPC, from the coding sequence ATGAAACTCAAGCCGCTTTTTGAACCCGGGACGATGGCCGTCTTCGGCGTTTCCGCCACCTCTGAGCGCCATCCGGCCAACGTTATTTATGAAAAAAACAAAAACCGCTACCCTCTTGAAGTATTCGCTGTCAATCCGAAGGGAGGAAAGTTGCGCGATACGGTCCTGTATCCGTTGATTGCCGACGTTCCGGAAAAAATCGATCTCGCGGTGATTGCCGCCCGAGCCGAGTTTGTCCCCGACATCCTGATCCAATGCATCGATGCCGGTGTTAAGTCCGCGGCAATCATTTCCGGCGGCTTTACCGAAGGCGGCCGGCCCGATCTCCAGCACCGGCTGGTGGACATATCCCGTGAAGCCGACTTCCCCTTTATCGGGCCAAACTGCCTTGGCCTGTACGTTCCCCACCGCCTTGACACCTTTTTCCTGCCCATGGAGAGGATGATCACGCCCGGTATCGGCGATGTCGCCATTGTCAGTCAGAGCGGCGGTATCCTCGTTGACCAGATGATCAAATTTACCCAGCAGGGTGTGGGAATCTCAAAGGCCGTCAGCATCGGCAACAAGGCCGTCATTCGCGAAATCGACCTGCTTCGCTACCTGCGATCCGATTCAAAAACCAATGTCATCGCTTTTTATATCGAGGGTTTCAACGAGGGAGAAGGACGGGAATTCGTCAAAGCCGCCGATTGTTCGCCCAAGCCGGTGGTGCTGATGAAATCGGGAAAAACCGAAGCGGGACATCGGGCCGTATCGAGCCACACTGCCTCCCTGGCGGGAGACTACGCGGGTTTCCAGGCGGCTGTGGCGCAGCACAACATCCTGGAGGCGGCCAACGAGCATGAACTGGTCGCTTTTTGCGAAGTGCTGAGCGCCTACAGACAGCCCATCGAGGGGAAAATCGGTATTATTACCGCAAGCGGAGGCCACGGAGCCATGGCGGTAGACGCCTGTGCCCTGGATGGCATGTCCGTACCCGAATTTAACGAAGCGACACAGTCGGCGGTGCGCAGCGGTCTCTCAGATAAAGTCAGCCCCATCGCCTCCGTGGCAAACCCGGTGGACCTCACGGGCAGCGCGACAGACGACGACTTCGTCGCCTGCGTGAAAGCCCTGGGCTCTTCCACTGAAATCGATTGCGTCATTGTCCTGCTGTTGCCCTACATTCCCGGCGTGACTCTCGACATCGGAGTCAGGCTGAGCCAGGCCATGCGTCCCTTCAACAAACCGCTTATCGCCTATGTTCCGCACGTGGAAAAATACAACATGATGGTAGATGGGTTCGAATTCAACGGAACACCCGTGTCTTCTTCTATCGAAGGCGCGGTGCTGATGGCCAAGGCCCTGATGAGGAAAAAGCCATGCTGA
- the vorB gene encoding 3-methyl-2-oxobutanoate dehydrogenase subunit VorB, translated as MTDKILMRGTHVIAESAVRAGCRFYAGYPITPQNELAEYMASAMAALDDGTFIQGESEIASINMVIGASIAGARAMTSSSSPGLSLKQEGLSFLAAQELPAVVVNSMRGGPGMGNIAPSQGDYFQSTRGGGHGDYRCIVLAPASGQEMADLTRRSFEYADHYRSPVIMLIDGMMGQMMEPVLLPEPLAAADLPKKNWILDGAAGRPCRTVKSLILDTAKEEEHNWKLFRKYENISKELQMAETYRTDDARLVVVAYGTAARVAKGAIKRVREIGLKVGLLRPVTLWPFPRRALEDASRFVKEFLVYEMNTGQMVEDVQLSLKHRSEVHFYGRPGGVVPTPDEIAKVITSLYYRRRLEEEA; from the coding sequence GTGACTGATAAAATTCTCATGAGGGGGACCCATGTGATCGCCGAGTCGGCCGTCAGGGCCGGCTGCCGTTTTTACGCGGGCTACCCCATCACACCACAGAACGAACTCGCGGAATACATGGCCTCCGCCATGGCCGCCCTGGATGACGGAACCTTCATTCAGGGAGAGAGCGAAATCGCCTCGATCAACATGGTGATCGGCGCCTCAATAGCCGGCGCCCGCGCCATGACAAGTTCTTCCAGCCCCGGTTTGAGCCTGAAACAGGAGGGACTCTCCTTCCTCGCGGCCCAGGAACTGCCGGCTGTCGTGGTCAACTCAATGCGGGGCGGTCCCGGCATGGGCAATATCGCTCCTTCACAGGGCGACTATTTCCAATCCACCCGCGGTGGAGGTCACGGCGATTACCGCTGCATAGTTCTGGCGCCTGCCTCGGGCCAGGAAATGGCCGATCTCACCCGAAGGTCCTTCGAGTACGCCGATCACTACCGTTCACCGGTCATCATGCTCATCGACGGTATGATGGGACAGATGATGGAACCGGTGCTTCTTCCCGAACCCCTCGCCGCGGCCGATCTTCCGAAGAAAAACTGGATCCTTGACGGAGCCGCCGGAAGACCCTGCAGAACGGTCAAGTCTCTGATTCTCGATACGGCCAAGGAAGAGGAGCACAACTGGAAACTGTTCCGTAAATACGAAAACATTTCCAAGGAACTCCAGATGGCTGAAACCTATCGGACCGATGACGCCCGTCTGGTGGTTGTGGCCTATGGCACCGCCGCCCGTGTAGCCAAGGGGGCCATAAAACGTGTTCGAGAAATCGGATTGAAAGTAGGCCTGCTCCGTCCCGTGACGCTCTGGCCTTTCCCACGCCGGGCTCTTGAAGACGCGAGCAGGTTCGTCAAAGAATTCCTGGTCTATGAAATGAATACGGGACAAATGGTTGAAGATGTGCAACTCTCCCTGAAACACCGGAGTGAAGTCCACTTTTATGGACGGCCGGGCGGTGTTGTACCGACTCCCGACGAGATAGCAAAGGTCATAACGAGCCTCTATTATCGACGGCGTCTCGAAGAGGAAGCCTGA
- a CDS encoding ferredoxin family protein yields MKQAENKKPLRRGHIVIHQDTCKGCGLCISVCPAQVIGFSHVLNEKGYYPALYLEPSESNEGRFCTGCAICAIICPDVAIEVYRD; encoded by the coding sequence ATGAAACAAGCAGAAAACAAAAAACCTCTTCGTCGCGGCCACATCGTTATTCACCAGGACACCTGTAAAGGGTGCGGCCTGTGTATATCCGTGTGTCCCGCCCAGGTGATCGGCTTTTCGCATGTACTGAATGAAAAAGGCTACTACCCGGCACTGTATCTGGAACCATCGGAATCAAACGAGGGACGTTTCTGCACCGGCTGCGCCATCTGCGCTATTATCTGCCCCGATGTCGCCATTGAAGTGTACCGTGACTGA
- a CDS encoding ferrous iron transporter B — translation MRILLMGNPNVGKSVVFSRLTGVRVVSANYSGTTVEYLTGTMKLGDEMVEIVDVPGTYTLDPTSEAEEIALKMLQTGDLVINVVDSTNLERNLYLTLQLLERDIPVIVALNIWDETVHKGIEIDVGKLEEVLRVPVVTTSALTGQGIKDLVERIPEARSPRFPPLIQDVRWASVGNIVSMVQQISHRHHRWYERLEDASVKPLSGLFIAAAILILSFVIIRFIGESLIDYLFDPLFTTLWLPVLERASFHLGGDGFLHNIIIGKLLDGEISFTESFGVLSSGFYVPLGMVLPYIISFYLVLGLLEDVGYLPRLAVLMDTTMHRLGLHGYAIIPTLLGLGCAVPAILATRVLESRRERFIAATLVAIAIPCASAQAMIIGLVGDYGIRYVLMVYGSLAVSWVVIGMILNYLMKGHSPELLIEIPPYRRPPWTSVFQKLRMRVRGYLVEAVPIILGAIIVVNILFYIGVFDVLTRLSAPVVKGILGLPEESVTSIIIGLLRKDAALGMLATTAMTAKQMVVGSVVLTMFFPCIAAFVVLYRELGMKDFFKSMAVMLIASISAGGLLNLIL, via the coding sequence ATGCGTATCCTGCTCATGGGTAACCCAAACGTAGGCAAGAGCGTCGTTTTTTCGCGTCTTACGGGGGTTCGCGTGGTTTCCGCGAATTATTCAGGGACCACGGTTGAATATCTCACGGGAACCATGAAACTCGGGGATGAAATGGTGGAGATCGTCGATGTTCCCGGAACCTACACACTTGATCCTACCAGCGAGGCCGAAGAGATAGCCCTGAAAATGCTTCAGACGGGCGATCTGGTAATCAACGTGGTCGACTCGACGAATCTTGAAAGAAACCTCTATCTCACCCTGCAGCTTCTGGAACGGGACATACCGGTCATCGTAGCGCTGAATATCTGGGACGAAACGGTCCACAAGGGTATCGAAATCGATGTCGGCAAGCTGGAGGAAGTTCTCCGGGTGCCCGTGGTCACCACGTCGGCACTCACGGGACAGGGCATCAAAGATCTCGTGGAACGAATCCCCGAGGCCCGCTCACCCAGGTTCCCCCCCCTCATCCAGGATGTCCGGTGGGCCTCCGTGGGCAATATCGTTTCTATGGTCCAGCAGATCAGCCATCGCCATCACCGGTGGTATGAGCGGCTTGAAGATGCGAGCGTCAAGCCTCTTTCGGGATTGTTCATCGCAGCGGCGATACTCATCCTCTCCTTCGTGATCATACGCTTCATCGGAGAATCATTGATCGATTACCTTTTCGACCCGCTCTTCACGACATTGTGGCTTCCCGTCCTGGAACGCGCCAGCTTTCACCTTGGAGGGGACGGCTTTCTGCATAATATCATCATAGGAAAGCTGCTGGATGGGGAGATCAGCTTCACCGAATCCTTCGGCGTTCTCAGCAGCGGATTCTATGTACCGCTGGGGATGGTTCTCCCCTATATCATCTCCTTCTACCTCGTACTGGGACTCCTCGAAGACGTGGGGTACCTGCCCCGGCTCGCGGTTCTCATGGACACGACCATGCACCGCCTCGGCCTTCACGGCTATGCCATAATCCCCACGCTCCTGGGGCTGGGCTGTGCTGTTCCGGCCATCCTTGCCACCAGAGTCCTCGAAAGCAGACGGGAACGGTTCATCGCCGCCACCCTGGTGGCCATAGCGATTCCCTGCGCTTCCGCCCAGGCCATGATTATCGGTCTTGTGGGAGATTACGGTATCCGGTACGTCCTCATGGTCTACGGATCACTGGCGGTATCCTGGGTGGTTATCGGCATGATTCTCAACTACCTCATGAAAGGGCACAGCCCTGAGCTGCTTATCGAGATCCCGCCCTATCGACGGCCTCCCTGGACGTCAGTGTTTCAGAAGCTCAGGATGCGGGTGCGGGGATACCTGGTGGAAGCGGTTCCCATCATTCTGGGCGCGATTATTGTTGTGAACATCCTCTTTTACATCGGGGTCTTCGACGTTCTAACCCGCCTGTCGGCGCCGGTGGTAAAGGGCATCCTCGGCCTTCCCGAAGAATCGGTCACCTCCATCATCATCGGGCTTCTGAGAAAGGATGCCGCTCTGGGCATGCTTGCCACGACGGCAATGACGGCGAAACAAATGGTCGTCGGGTCAGTGGTGCTCACCATGTTCTTCCCCTGCATCGCCGCTTTCGTCGTCCTGTACCGGGAACTCGGAATGAAAGATTTTTTCAAGTCCATGGCGGTCATGCTCATAGCATCCATAAGTGCCGGCGGGCTGCTCAACCTGATCCTTTGA
- a CDS encoding thiamine pyrophosphate-dependent enzyme, with protein MAKPVFQRPRYLLNAPFHYCPGCGHSIIHRLIAEIIEELEIGDITIGVPPAGCAVLAYDYLDIDMAEAAHGRGPALCTGIKRVLPDRIVFSYQGDGDIAAIGTAETIHAANRGENITVVFVNNSCYGMTGGQMAPTTLIGQETTTTPGGRIAERDGSPIDLSEMVAIAKGSVYIERTSVHSVKHIVRTKKALTKAFRNQMEGLGFSLVEILSPCPTNWKLSPLDSCERIEKEIMKVFPLKVIKDETGTSRRQQGGSRHL; from the coding sequence ATGGCGAAACCCGTTTTCCAACGGCCGAGATATCTGCTCAATGCCCCTTTTCACTACTGTCCGGGCTGCGGTCACAGCATCATTCACCGGCTCATAGCCGAAATCATAGAAGAGCTTGAAATCGGGGATATCACGATCGGTGTTCCGCCCGCGGGATGCGCCGTTCTTGCCTACGATTACCTGGACATCGACATGGCCGAGGCCGCTCACGGGCGAGGCCCGGCCCTGTGTACCGGAATCAAACGGGTTCTGCCCGACAGGATCGTCTTCTCCTATCAGGGCGATGGCGATATAGCCGCGATCGGAACAGCCGAAACGATTCACGCCGCCAATCGGGGGGAAAACATAACCGTTGTATTCGTGAACAACAGCTGCTACGGCATGACGGGCGGCCAGATGGCGCCGACGACCCTTATCGGCCAGGAAACAACGACCACGCCGGGAGGCAGGATCGCCGAACGGGACGGTTCCCCCATCGATTTGAGCGAAATGGTCGCCATCGCCAAGGGAAGCGTCTACATCGAGCGGACATCGGTCCATTCCGTCAAGCATATCGTCAGAACGAAGAAAGCCCTCACGAAGGCCTTCAGGAACCAGATGGAAGGTCTGGGCTTCTCACTTGTTGAAATACTCTCACCCTGCCCGACGAACTGGAAATTATCACCTCTCGATTCCTGCGAGCGGATTGAAAAGGAAATTATGAAGGTATTCCCTCTGAAAGTTATCAAGGATGAAACGGGAACATCTCGACGTCAGCAGGGGGGGTCAAGGCATCTATGA
- a CDS encoding porin family protein — MRRFYFFALVVALVFSLSFSTAMAEMFNGPYIGVNLGYGSTDYKTDVGPGTLTLDSLSGSGVNAGLFAGYGATSPQGIYFGIEAEGSWSSGDVDVDLMGAKAELSQDWTLGLTARLGGMLTETILGYVRAGWVATKFEAEVPPLAWSQKKTFTGPRIGLGLEFPINKDVSFRTDYTYTWYQSKDLDDAGVPVMSVKPSEQLFRIGFAYNF; from the coding sequence ATGAGACGTTTTTACTTTTTCGCTCTTGTCGTGGCCCTGGTGTTTTCCCTGTCTTTTTCAACAGCCATGGCGGAAATGTTCAACGGCCCCTACATCGGCGTAAATCTCGGGTACGGATCCACTGATTACAAAACGGACGTCGGCCCCGGCACACTGACACTGGATTCTCTCAGCGGAAGCGGTGTCAATGCCGGTCTCTTCGCGGGATACGGCGCGACGTCTCCCCAGGGCATATACTTCGGTATCGAGGCTGAGGGCTCCTGGAGCAGTGGAGATGTGGATGTGGATTTGATGGGCGCGAAGGCGGAACTGTCCCAGGACTGGACCCTGGGCCTGACAGCCCGTCTCGGAGGCATGCTTACGGAAACCATTCTCGGCTACGTCCGGGCCGGATGGGTCGCGACGAAATTCGAAGCTGAAGTCCCTCCCCTTGCCTGGTCACAGAAGAAGACCTTTACCGGTCCTCGGATCGGCCTGGGACTTGAATTTCCCATAAACAAAGATGTCTCTTTCCGCACCGACTACACCTACACCTGGTACCAGTCGAAAGACCTCGATGACGCCGGCGTTCCTGTCATGAGCGTCAAGCCGAGCGAACAACTGTTCCGTATCGGTTTCGCATACAACTTCTAA